A single region of the Helicobacter sp. 11S03491-1 genome encodes:
- a CDS encoding catalase produces the protein MKNVTLTNATGTPIGNNQNSLTMGPRGPMLLQNTWFLEKLAHFDRERIPERVVHAKGSGAYGVLRITNDITKYTKAKIFNKIGKETPCFFRFSTVAGERGAADAERDPRGFAMKYYTEEGNWDLVGNNTPVFFVRDPLKFPDFIHTQKRDPKTNLRNATYAWDFWSLHPESLHQVTITMSDRGIPKSYRHMHGFGSHTFSFINDKNERFWVKFHFKTMQGIENLTNQEAGALIANDRESHQKDLYESIQKGDFPKWRMCVQIMSEAEAKTYRFHPFDLTKTWSQKDYPLIEVGIVELNKNPENYFAEVEQAAFNPANIVPGIGYSPDRMLQGRLFSYGDTQRYRLGINHTQLPVNAPKCPFHTTSRDGYMQNGNHGDMINYNPGSLPGYQEDPNAREPKLDLSKLEQETTIYDYDYREEDDDYYTQPGDLYRLMSAEEKERLCQNIKAAMEGVPTEIKKRQIEHFKKADPAYGKRIAELVL, from the coding sequence ATGAAAAATGTTACACTGACAAATGCCACGGGGACACCAATTGGCAACAACCAAAATTCTCTTACTATGGGACCTAGAGGTCCTATGTTGTTACAAAATACTTGGTTTTTAGAAAAATTAGCTCACTTTGATCGTGAAAGAATTCCGGAAAGAGTTGTTCATGCTAAAGGCAGCGGTGCTTATGGAGTATTGAGGATAACTAATGATATTACCAAATACACGAAAGCAAAAATATTTAATAAAATAGGCAAAGAAACTCCTTGTTTTTTTAGATTCTCAACCGTTGCAGGAGAGCGTGGCGCAGCAGATGCAGAAAGAGATCCCAGAGGGTTTGCCATGAAATATTATACAGAAGAAGGAAATTGGGATTTGGTAGGAAATAATACACCTGTATTTTTTGTGCGCGATCCTCTTAAATTTCCTGATTTTATCCATACTCAAAAACGAGATCCCAAGACAAATCTAAGAAATGCCACTTATGCTTGGGATTTCTGGAGCCTGCATCCTGAATCTCTCCATCAAGTAACCATCACAATGAGCGACCGTGGTATCCCAAAAAGCTATCGTCATATGCACGGATTTGGAAGCCATACTTTTAGTTTTATCAATGATAAAAATGAAAGATTTTGGGTAAAATTTCATTTCAAAACTATGCAAGGGATTGAAAATCTTACCAATCAAGAAGCAGGGGCACTCATAGCTAATGATAGAGAATCTCATCAAAAAGATTTGTATGAAAGCATTCAAAAAGGTGATTTTCCAAAATGGAGAATGTGTGTGCAAATCATGAGTGAAGCAGAAGCAAAAACTTATCGATTCCATCCGTTTGATCTCACAAAAACCTGGAGTCAAAAAGATTATCCCCTCATTGAAGTAGGTATTGTAGAGCTTAATAAAAATCCTGAAAATTATTTTGCAGAAGTAGAACAAGCTGCTTTTAACCCTGCAAATATAGTCCCCGGAATTGGCTATAGTCCTGATAGAATGCTTCAAGGAAGATTATTTTCTTATGGAGATACCCAAAGATACCGATTGGGCATCAACCACACACAACTTCCTGTAAATGCCCCAAAATGTCCATTCCATACAACCTCTCGTGATGGATACATGCAAAATGGAAATCATGGCGATATGATTAATTACAATCCCGGCTCTCTTCCCGGTTATCAAGAAGATCCCAATGCAAGAGAACCAAAACTTGATCTAAGCAAACTGGAACAAGAAACAACTATTTATGACTACGATTACAGAGAAGAAGACGATGACTACTACACACAACCCGGAGATCTGTATCGTCTCATGAGTGCAGAAGAAAAAGAAAGGCTTTGCCAAAACATCAAAGCAGCCATGGAAGGAGTGCCCACAGAAATCAAAAAACGTCAAATTGAACATTTCAAAAAAGCTGACCCTGCCTATGGCAAAAGAATTGCAGAACTCGTCCTCTAA